The genomic window GTCTAGCTGTATTCATCAAAAATGGTAACTCCAAAGATTATCTCCACCATGATCAGAATTGCGAGGTGAATCATCGGAAGAATAATTAGAAAATGAACTCATCCTTGGTGGACTAACCTGCATTCCTATAGCCATTTCATCCAACAAATTTGGCATATTCAACAACTCATCCTCATCAATATATTCTTGTGGTACTCCACTAGCTGCTGCTGAAGAAGAAGATCCTTCAAAACCAGAAGATGAAGGgttctgttgttgttgttgttgttgttcttgtttaGGACTAATCATCGGTTTGATGATTCTGGTTTGTGCAGCAGCTTCAGCAGCAGCACGAATATCAGTTGAAGATAATGAAGCAGGAATAGGGTAAGAAGGAATTGAATCAGGAAAGTTAAGAGTTGTTTCAGGTCCTTTTAAAGCAAGAGCAGCAACATCATAAGCAGCTGCAGCCATTTCAGCTGTAGGGTATGTTCCTAACCAAATGCGTTTTGTTTTACGTGGTTCACGTATTTCAGATACCCATTTTCCACTCCGGCAACGCGTTCCTCGGTATCGTACCCCGAGGACTCCTGTTGTTGCCGGAGATGAAGGAGTTGTTGGTGCAGATGTAGATGAAGAAGTGACTGCATTAGGAATTTGTATAGGTGGTGGTGCTGGTGGAACTGCAGAAACGTTGCTGTTGTTGTTGCCATCCatgatgaacaaaaaaaattataataataattaaaaatgttgctgttgttgttattgttgttattgtaGGTAGGAAATAATTATTACTAGCATATACTATACTATgataaaatgttttgttttcctatattttatttattttttgaagaaaaatatttgtttgttgTGATTTGAAGATGAGATTAGAGAATAATATGATGATAGTCAATGGTGATATGGTATGTTAGGTAATATATATTAGAGGGAGAGGGAGAAAGTGGGAAAGCATCTAGCTGAATGAATAGTGGGTTGAGTGGGGATTTTGTAtgtatgatttgatttgatttcaataatttattttataataagatCATTTCATATGATGAAAAAGGAAGTGAAAGTGATGAACGTATGGGATGAAGCGTGGGAAAATCGCGGATGAGGCAGATTAATTAAGACTTTGATAAGTTTCATTTCATATTAAAGATTGATTTATGTACAACATATAGTAAGGCCACATTATGAACACGTATTAATTAAGGTAGAACACAATCTTTATTAGCTGTTTATAGTAAGTataatgaaataataataataataataataataatatactagGAGGATCGTGGGGTGAATGAACTTCACTCGTTTATGCCTCTATTTGGCTACTACCTAGCtcattaacaacaacaaaacaaacaatacCCCAACGATAACgacatttcttttcttttcttttattttagtaCGTACTATACATAGTTTCACTTTTTAGTTTTAGTCCTTACAacttttgtccaattttagtcttccatattttaaaaaatgtaaggtACTCAAATTAGACACTTTCACTATAGATATTTTGactttataaaaacaaaatacagaCTAAAAGTAGACAAAATTTATGCTCAGGctaaacttcaaaaaaaaattataatgatttTATAGTACTAAAAAAATGTAGAAGTCATccgtatttataaaaaaataaatattattggtcttgattttcaaataatgatgtttttttttttaccagaacatatGTAGTTGTGGCTAAGGGACTAATTAATGGGTTaaaaggttttttatttttttggaatggCAATGGACTAAAAGGTCTACCAGCTCTCTCGTGTCGTTTAGGCTTGATTTCACCATCCTAGAAGTAACTGGTAGTAGACCCGTGCgacgatatttttttaagttatagtttggTAATCAAAATTAgttgtaattttaaatatttaaattgaaagaaataattACATAGAATATATCTATATATCAAGTAGGATTTAtccagtgtaaaataattttttaaaattttttattagtcaGAACTTATCTCAcgtatgataattattttaaattttttattagtgataatttatcccgtatatgatagttaaaactTATATACCAGTTTGTcccaaaaaataacaattatatattagttagaatttatcccgtataaaatagtttttttaaattttttattagtaagaacttgtatcacatatgataattattttgaattttttatcagtgataatttgtgtcatatatgatagttaaaatttatatcagttagaatttatcccatgtaaaatatagattttattttttacttttgaaatttgaatatcaTAGTTTGCCTCCAAAAGATAACTCGTGACAACTTGCAAAACAAATGACATTGTCACATGCATTTGTTTTCAAAAGTAACTAAGTGGCTTGTGGCTTGGTTAAAATGAAATAATGTCTTTCAATAAAGCAACATTTGCACTCACAAGATGAAATATGGCTTAGATGACTTGGTTACTTGACAAATGATGTGTACTTTTAgttaaattatcaaattttttgaCATCAATTATCCTCATTTGGGACACATGGCAGGAAATTAAGTAAGGGTGTTTTGGACTTAACCAGAACAACCAACTTTCTCATATAGATTAGATAGATTATcgccaaaacaaaaaaacaaaagacatCTTGAATTTCCTACGAGAGTAAACTATAATATTATCTGATTTATATGGTGGTGGGGCTGTGTTCCCCTCTCTTTCTGCTGGCTGGATGAGGAGTGCATCGGTCGGCTATGTCCCTGGAACTCTTGACTTCCCGGTCACGTCCGAATGTAATTAGAGAAGACCTGCCCAAGCACCACCATGTGATCATAAAGAAGAATATCCAATACAATCACCGGAAAGAGTACCCGAAAAAACCCGTAATGTATCAAGGTCGTATGCTTGGAACCGTCGTACAATTTCGGCGATTCACAAATtggaatattatatatattatgtaggAACCGGAGGTCGAACATCAGACATACACTTCACTTATCTATTTTTAAAgtggaatttctagtcactagactattaaaaaaaaccatataCGGTATAACTTAaacattgtaaaattgatggCTACTTGACTTAACTCTCGCAAAATGTGAAAAATACTACAAACCCAGCTCATCTGGATTAAACAATGAATATTATGAATCAAATTACAACTCGAACAAGAACACTggagattttttaaaaaaaaagaaaaactaaaatgagatatatattaatagaACAGTCTCCCCAGCACAAGGTGTACCGAGAGCGACTACAAGTATTTACAAAGaatcaaggaaaaaaaaatcataaacaaatcaaacaagaccCAAACAAAGTAAAGGATTAGACCACCAGCTATAGTAGTTAGAGACTAAAGACACACTCGTTATCTGCAATCACCTATATAAAAACagcttgatcttatccaacaagAACACTAGACTTGATGAGATTCGCCAATATAGCACCCACCCTGAATCATcactgttgtgaattcgtcttaaaatcacaccaatgaaaacttgatgtgtggagcaatagaacgacaaCCATATAATTAAgaggaataagcaataataataacaaccgataaacgagataaaggagaagaaagaacacgataatttgtttacccagttcggtccaataatgacctagtctgggggagagagcagcccctccgttccactatatcaatgAGTAACTTTACAAGGAATTCCCaaattgggttacaagaattaatcctaattctacccaaaacccgaatctcttcccgtggccaagagactcaatttgataagtgtttcccaaggtgtaccacaaagatagttctcccaccctagagttgtaccaagagaaaaaacttttttcctctctaaaaccctagcccttgtgtggtggcaaaccctaatccttgcctctacatctctactctcttgagttgctctctttctctctctctctcaatttttctatgaataaagcactccctatttatagaaaaataatatgccaaaaaattagtaacaaatctgttttaaaataaaacaaatccaagtcaaagtatcttccaagaaaatatatttttttcccaaaaaatcttcaaaacatcaaagatgcaaaaagattcaacaaagatttttctgacttcttgtaactgagatttcaaggcatatccaacaattctccaccttgcctttaaatcgatggtgatcccatcaaccaccgtgctgctctctccatcttgaatcttctattcaagatcaccggattgtacctccctcttcatcctcggaatgccttccgctctcatgaagatcttgcatcccactaccataggattttaggtagccccacaagattcaccgcaccctcttcagactccgaaCTGGTCAAGTccgtacctccctgaagaaacgcttgctcccaactatcatcgaaattttagatagctcaacaagctccaccatccctcttcagcccccggattgtgccttttccgtcctcctgaagaatcgcttgcctccgactatccatggattttttgcgatagccctacaagccttcaccactcttcgaccccggaatgccttccgtactttcgaagttttgcttggctccaaaccaaccttggaattttaggtggttccacaagctgcaacatcaaactctccttgtatccaactacctccagcagtctcacaagttaccaagtctgatcacctgttgctttcaattgcctccctgaagatcctctcaaggtcttgcacttcttcagccacaattgaaacataactCACAAGGTCTTCATGGTCATCcccctttggttcaacaataccactctcctcCATATCTacgattagatagccaagagctaatgttgactgtctaccactattggaagactccacctcaaactgagtttccaccaaagtatacccaccatgatctccaccttgtaacacAAAAGACCTATtcaactcctctgaaacatacttcaagctattgttagtctccaacaattccagttcagttcaacacctagtaaaccttgttcactagtccaactaaactcatgtcactaacaggtccacccgaagtcccacaactcaaccacattatgagagtcaccactagttatagatgcatgaccaactatctttgcatctaagtttaggaacatacctcacatcgtgtaaagaAACTAATGATTGCcaaacttcgtaagacaaactgaactcataccttgaaccttcaagCTTTCCGTCTTCAAGATGAACggctccaccttcaactagctctagagtctcaaagtattcattctttgaccacatgtgataggagcatcAAAAGTCCATGACCCAAATACTCCACCAGttcccaacttccactagcacctctacatcctcataataaagttgttgtttcagaagtaacccgagtattattaccaccgcctctccaggccgaccttCTTCGCCATCTCCATTAACTCGttatcttcgaggcaccgggtaacaacactccatgttttacccatcatcccgaacattaaaattgcttccatcttcactttccacaattccaaattgcttttggaaagtccctcgatatctGACTTAGAACTTATGGTGCTCGCTTCAAATTGTTccgattgccccacggtgggcgccaattgttgtgaattcgtcttaaaatcacaccaatgaaaacttgatgtgtggagcaatagaacggcaaccataTAATTAAGAggaataaacaataataataacaaccgataaacgagataaaggagaagaaagaacacgataatttgtttacccagttcggtccaataatgacctagtctgggggagagagcagcccctccgttccactatatcaatgAGTAACTTTACAAGGAATTCCCaaattgggttacaagaattaatcctaattctacccaaaacccgaatctcttcccgtggccaagagactcaatttgataagtgtttcccaaggtgtaccacaaagatagttctcccaccctagagttgtaccaagagaaaaaacttttttcctctctaaaaccctagcccttgtgtggtggcaaaccctaatccttgcctctacatctctactctcttgagttgctctctttctctctctctctcaatttttctatgaataaagcactccctatttatagaaaaataatatgccaaaaaattagtaacaaatctattttaaaataaaacaaatccaagtcaaagtatcttccaagaaaatatatttttttcccaaaaaatcttcaaaacatcaaagatgcaaaaagattcaacaaagatttttctgacttcttgtaactgagatttcaaggcatatccaacaatcaCAATTCAGTTTCACAATCCTAAATCATGGAGGGGGACCATGCATTACCTCCaactagagctgtaaaaagggccttaaggggccggccctttaaggggcggacccacttattcctgattattaattttatttaaattttaaacaatttttctagtgtcgtgaacttattctctttttcttcaatcagcactgtccacgatcggcaccctaaaaaaactgtgtttaaaatttaaataaaattaataatcaggaataagtgggtccgccccttaaagggccggccccttaaggccctttttacagctctacctCCAACCAATCATCGATGATATATCTCAATGGGATCTTTTTATgatcatcaaaaataaaatattcgaTAAAAGATTGTAtccaaaacacaaataaaaccAAACGATagctagacaaaaaaaattgtaatgattaaattagaattttaataagtaaaaaaaaaaaagtaatactaatttcttttttacattGTCTTTTTGTCCAACATAATCACATGGAGACACATATGCTTGTTTGGCTGCAATAATTTAGAAGTTTAAATGGAGGGCCAGCCAAAAACTGGGTAAATAAAAGAGGCATAAGAAAACGACGGATAGGTCAAGAAAGACCAAAATGACCGTGACCCACAGACATCAGGTATCTATGAAGATCAACCAACCGAATTCGATCaagtcaaaaattaaaaaaaacaaacaaaagcaaCATACTTTGATGTCTGAGAgagttcacttttttttttctttcaataaaaaCCTAAAGAGTCCATACATTTTAATTCAAGTCATATTGTTAGTTTGACGTTTTTATTCGAATTTAAATTTGGATATTtgacatatataaattttatcaggatttgttattttttttataatacaagATGACCGACCCGACAAAAGAACTAGATATTAACTACGCAAAGAGTAGAGACTCCTATTGCATCGGCATCAAGGCGTTCCCTAATGTCATTAGGGCATACATCAAACAAAGCTATCCCTTTAGGTAGAATAAAAGCCAAGTTGGATAGTCCATCGGCGCAATTGTTCTCTTCTCGGTAGATATGTTTAAACTTTACTTCCCAATTCAAAGACAACATTTGTTGAATGCTTTGAACAATTCTGTGAGCCATTACATTCCCACCACCTCCATTTTGAATAATGGAAATAACGGAAATGGAATCCACGCACAACTCAATACGCTGAAATTCTCCATCTCTTGCAAGCTTTAAACCTTCTAATACACTCCAAAGCTCGGCCACAACAGCGGAACATCACCCAATATGCTTGCCATAACTCTTACTCGAACCATCGGTATTCACTTTAACGCACGCTATACTTGGTGCTGCCACTTCACTTGAATTTGAGTTCTTACTCCCTTTCGGAACTCCTCTGCTATTGCTGTAGCTATTTTATAATCTTTCGCTATCTTCCAAATCCGCATCCATACTTCCGGAGGTCTCGATACATTGTTATTTTGTCTATGAATGTTTACATATGTACTTTGCCATTTATTACGTTTTGATATTTGTTAATTGTtgataaaacttattttatagaaaattgttaataaaacttttttttacccataagatgaataagtggatgACCGGGGTTTGAACCCGACcccttacatatataatgcaatgtctctgGTAACTGAGCCAAATTTACGGGACacattatactttttttttgttacaatagagaaaacaaaagaaagaaaaacaaaacagcaGTGAAACTACTCTCGATAAAACCCACGCCATGCACGTCAGCG from Trifolium pratense cultivar HEN17-A07 linkage group LG1, ARS_RC_1.1, whole genome shotgun sequence includes these protein-coding regions:
- the LOC123924375 gene encoding ethylene-responsive transcription factor ERF027-like, translated to MDGNNNSNVSAVPPAPPPIQIPNAVTSSSTSAPTTPSSPATTGVLGVRYRGTRCRSGKWVSEIREPRKTKRIWLGTYPTAEMAAAAYDVAALALKGPETTLNFPDSIPSYPIPASLSSTDIRAAAEAAAQTRIIKPMISPKQEQQQQQQQNPSSSGFEGSSSSAAASGVPQEYIDEDELLNMPNLLDEMAIGMQVSPPRMSSFSNYSSDDSPRNSDHGGDNLWSYHF